CTTTTACGGAAGTGATGGAAAGGAACGCAGGATGACAGAGTTGTGTTTAAAAAAACCCCTCATCCTGGTCGCCGATGATGATCGCGCTATGCGGCTCATGGTGCGGCGCGCCTTGGAAAAAGACGGCTACGCTGTTTTGGAAGCCGAGGATGGCGCGGCGGCCCTGGAAGCCTATGAACAGGCAGAGCCAGACATCGTCTTGATGGATGTCCTCATGCCGGTGATGGACGGATTTGCCGTTTGCGCGCAGTTGCAGACGTTCCCCCGCCACCGGCGTGTTCCCGTGCTGATGATCACCGGCCTTGACGACGACGCCTCCGTAGAAAAGGCCTACCAGTCAGGCGCAACCGACTATATCACCAAACCGATCCACTGGGCCGTGCTCCGGCAGCGGGTGCGCCGGTTGTTGCAGGCGCAGCATACGGAAAAGGCGCTGAAGGCCCGAGAAACACAACTCAGCGCCGTCGCTTCGGCGCTCGGGGAAGGCCTCATCGTCCTCGATGCGGAGGGGCGCTTGACCTTTATGAACCCGGAAGCGGAGCGGCTCCTGGGTTGGAACCTGCCCGAACTGCTGGGGAAAAACATTCATCCCATCATCCACAACCGTCGTGTGGAAGGCTTGCCTATCGCTGAAGCGGATTGCCCCGTCTTACAAACGATCGGCGTCGGCGAAACCTACCGCAGCGACGAAGATTACTTTTCCCGCAAGGATGGCGCTCTCTTTCCCGTATCACTCGTTTCTACCCCGCTGCGTGTCAATGACCGGATCACCGGGGCTGTGGCCGCCTTCCGCGACATCAGTGATCGGAAAAAGGTCGAGGAAAGGCTGCTGCTGGCCGCCAAGGTCATTGAGAATACGACAGAAGGCATCATGATCACCGACGCGGGCGGCGTCATTCAGTCGGTAAACCCGGCCTTTTGCCGATCCACAGGCTACGGCGAATCCGAGGCAATCGGCAACACCCCGCGCATCTTGAAATCAGGGCGCCATGACGGGGAATTCTACCGTAAGATGTGGAACGCCTTGCGGGAAACGGGCCAGTGGCAGGGGGAGATCTGGAACCGCCGCAAGAGCGGGGAACTGTACGCCGCCTGGCTGACGATCAGCGCTATCAAAGACAGCCACGGCCGGACCACCCAGTATGCCGCCGTTTTCAGCGACATCACCGAAGACAAGCGCAACCAGGAACGGATCAAACACCAGGCTTACCATGACGCCTTGACCGATTTGCCCAACCGGCTGCTCTTCATCGACCGTCTGACACAGGCGCTTGCCCAGGCGACGCGGAACCGTCACATGCTCGCCGTCCTCTTTCTCGACCTGGATCGGTTCAAGCAGATCAACGACACCTACGGCCATGCGTTGGGAGACTTGCTGCTGCAAGGTGTGGCGGGACGCCTGCGGCGGGCTGTCCGCGACAGCGACACGGTGGCGCGCCTCGGCGGCGACGAGTTTACGATCCTGCTGCCGCAGATCGGCAGCGTAGAAGACGCCGCCAAGGTGGCCCAGAAGATCCTGGCGTCCCTCCGCCAGCCATGGTCATTCGAAGGTATACCGCCCTTCTGCACCACCACCAGCATCGGCATCGCCGTCTGCCCGACCGACGGGGAAGAGGCGGAGACATTGATGCACAACGCCGACGCGGCCATGTACCGAGCCAAGGAGCAGGGGCGCAACCATTATCAACTCTATACACCCGAACTGAATGCCTGGGCCTTTGAACGGCTGGCTATGGAAACCCGCCTTCGCCGCGCTTTGGACCAGGGCGAATTCGTATTGTACTACCAGCCAAAGGTGGAAGCGGCCACGGGGAACCGGTGCGCTGTCGAGGCATTGATCCGCTGGCAGCACCCCGATCTGGGGCTGGTCTCGCCGATGGAGTTCCTGCGCCTGGCCGAGGATACGGGGCTGATCGTGCCTATCGGCGAATGGTGCCTGGAGGAAGCCTGCGTCCGCAACAAGGCTTGGCAGGATGCAGGCTTGCCGCCCGTGCGGATGGCCGTCAACCTGTCGGCGCGCCAGTTTCAACATCCGAATCTGCTCGCCACGGTGAAAAAGGCGCTGCAAAAGAGCGGCTTGCCACCTGCCTGGCTGGAACTCGAAATCAGCGAGGAAGTCATCCTGTGTTTCGCTGATTTATCCCCCATTGTGCTGGGCGATTTGAAATCGCTCGGCGTAAGCCTGACTATGGATCAGTACGGAAAACGCAACAGCCGCATTACGCTATTGCAGAAGTTGCCCATCGACAGGGTGAAAATCGCTGCGCCCCAGGTCGTCGATCTGAGCGCCTGCCATGATGCCCGGGAGAGCGTCAAGGCATTGATCGCCCTTGCCCGCAGCCTCGGTCTGCGTGTAGCCGCCGACGGCGTCGGGACGAGAGAACAGTGCGATTTTCTGACGGCAGCCGGTTGTGACGAGATACAGGGACATCTCTTCAGCGACCCTTTATCGGCTGAGGAGATGGGCCTGAAATTGGGCGACGAAGCAAATCGGGAGAAGTCACATGAATCATAAACTCAAGATTGCAACATCTGCTATGATCATCCTATTGCTAGGCCTGTCTGGCTGCGCAGCCAATCCCGCTACGAAATTAAGTCCTAAAGAAAACCGCGTTGCCCAAGGCGAAATCAATACATTGCTGAGATACAAAGGCGCTTACGTGGGGGATAATAGCGCAGTAGGCAACATCATTTCCATCCTGCCTGCCAACATGTATAACGCAGGATTTCGTTTGGATACAGACAGAGAGCCCTATGGAATTACCGTCAACTATCAAGCAAATCAAAGATTAGGCCCAGAGGATTATCATCATTTTTGGAGCCAAAACAAACCGGAGGCAGTATTAGAAAAGAACGCAGTTGTATTATTATCTCTTATCCATAATGCAAGCTTCGTTCAGTTCAATGTACAAGATATAGCGGAGAAATCATGCCGTTTTACTAGAACGGATTTGGAACAAAAATACGGAGGGGCGTTACCGGAGTTATTTAAAGATGAGGTTTCGTTAAAAAAACTTTTAAGTGAGTCATAAGAAAAAGGTATCCATATGAAAAAAAGATGGAACCCCGTGCTGTCGTCAGCAACGGGGTTCCGTTTTTTCATGAAAAATCTTCGATAACCTGCTTCAACCGCTCTGCCAGATAGGCTGTCCCTTGGGCGATCTCCTGCTGGCTCAATGACAGGCGGATCCGGGTTTCATCCATGTCGGCCGCCTCCAGCAACAATCCTGACAGGCCGCGGGCCTTGCGATCGATCTCCAAAAGAAGGTCGATCCCGCCAGATTCGGGGAGATAGGCCACTTCCAGTTCATCAAGGCTGCGCTGGAAGTGGCGCGTTGGCTTGTATTCAAAGTTTTGAATGAAGGGGACGCCTCGTCCCGCCCGGGACGCCTCGTTTTTGACTTTGTAAAGGCGGAAGCCCAGTTGATCGATCGCTTCCATCACAGCGGCCATGTTCGGGTGGGGCTGCACCTGCAGGTGGTCTGTATCGGAGGGATCGATGGCCATGTCTACTTCCAGTTCCGTCTGCACCCAGACAGGGGTGTGACCGATCGAGACTGGGGTGTAGGGGGAGAGGCAGAAGGAGAAGGGGATCTCCCGTTCGTCGCCTGGCTGCAGGTCGATGCGCAGGTTGATGTCCACCTTCTGCACCAGGGCGTTCACCGTCACCTTGCGGTCATCGGACTCTGTTTCATATTGAGTCATCACCATCAGGCCGATTTTTTCAATCTGCTGCGCCACGCCGCCGCCCTTGATCTGGATGACGCCGCTCACGTCAGAACCGGCCGTCACCGTCTGCTGATGGAAAATGGCATTGACCTTGGCGCCGCCAATTCCGATGCTGGCCAGAGCTTTTTTGAAAAAACTCATCTGCGGTCCTCCTTTTTCATCAAAATGGAACTCCCAACCATGTCCTAAATCCAGTGTAACCGGAATAGGCCTGTCTATCAACGCTGAAGTAGACAGTGAAGAAAAAATCAAGGCAAAGAAAATATGAACCCTATTGCATGATCCGGTTGCTTGTGGGAAGCCAATCCGTTATGATAAAAATGATATCGAATTGGAACACTTGTACCAATCGACGCTTCTTTCTGAGTCAGTCGTTTGCGTCCTGCATTCTGCGTATCTGGAGAGTCCAAAATGTAACATATCAAACAATTTACCGTATCATTACATTTTTTCGACGGGCGATGATGGCGATGAACTTAAGCGAAAAACTGCAGATCTTATCGACGGCGGCTAAATACGATGTCTCCTGTTCCTCCAGCGGCAGCAACCGGGGGAGGAAGGCGGGCGCCATCGGCAGCACCGCTTCTTCCGGCATCTGCCACAGCTGGTCTGACGATGGACGCTGCATCTCCCTGCTCAAAGTCCTCTTCTCCAACGTCTGCTGTTATGACTGCTCCTTCTGTGTCAACCGCGTCTCCAACGACGTTCCCCGGGCTTCCTTTACGCCCGACGAATTGGCCGATCTGACGATCAACTTTTACCGCCGCAACTACATCGAAGGGCTCTTCCTCAGTTCCGCCATCGAGAAGGGGCCGGACCACACGATGGAGCAACTGGTGCGGACCGTCCGCAAGTTGCGTAACGAATACCGCTTTAACGGATACATCCACTTAAAGGCCATTCCTGGCGCAGACAGCCGGCTCATTGCCGAGGCCGGTTCCCTCGTCGACCGCATGAGCGTCAACATCGAACTGCCCACCAGTGAAGGCTTGCGACGCCTCGCTCCCCAGAAAAAAAAGGAAAACATCCTTAGGCCGATGGGGCAGATCACCGGCGCCATCACTCAGAACCGGGAGGAGCGACGGCAGTTTCGCCGGACGCCCGCCTTCGTCCCGGCAGGCCAGAGCACCCAACTGATCATCGGGGCGACCCCCGAATCAGACAGGCAGATTTTCACCCTCGCCGAGGGCCTCTACCGCAAGTTCCAACTGAAGCGCGTCTACTACTCGGCCTATGTCCCTGTCAGCGTCGATCCGCGCCTGCCTTCGCTGCCGGCGCCGCCCCTGTTGCGGGAGCACCGGCTCTACCAGGCCGACTGGCTGCTGCGCTTTTACGACTTTCAGGCCGATGAGATTGTCGACGCCGACAACCCAAACCTGGACCTGGAATTGGACCCCAAGACCGGCTGGGCGCTGCGCCACCTCGGCTTTTTCCCCGTCGAGATCAACCGCGCCGACTACCGCACCCTCCTGCGTGTGCCTGGCATCGGCGTCAAGTCGGCCAAGCGCATCCTCGCGGCCCGGCGGGTGGGACGGATCCAGTTTGAGCACCTAGGGCGGATGGGCGTCGTCATGAAGCGGGCGCGCTACTTCGTCACCTGCAACGGCAGGTATTACGGCGAAATCGGGCCGGATGCGGCCAGCCTCCGGCAGCAGTTGGTGATGCCGGAGCGGGGGGCGATTAAAGGAATGGCTGGCGGGGAACAGTTGACGTTATTTGGAGAAGAGATGGGGGCGGGATTGGCGATGCCGGCGCTGGAGACTCCGACTACGCTGATGCTTCCGGCAAGTCCAAAAGTCACTGCCGACACGTCATTATCACCAGGTCTTGCCTACCCGGCGCTGTTTTTGCCCGCTCCCGTTGAGGATCAGTGGTCGATG
This genomic window from Heliomicrobium undosum contains:
- a CDS encoding two-component system response regulator, translated to MCLKKPLILVADDDRAMRLMVRRALEKDGYAVLEAEDGAAALEAYEQAEPDIVLMDVLMPVMDGFAVCAQLQTFPRHRRVPVLMITGLDDDASVEKAYQSGATDYITKPIHWAVLRQRVRRLLQAQHTEKALKARETQLSAVASALGEGLIVLDAEGRLTFMNPEAERLLGWNLPELLGKNIHPIIHNRRVEGLPIAEADCPVLQTIGVGETYRSDEDYFSRKDGALFPVSLVSTPLRVNDRITGAVAAFRDISDRKKVEERLLLAAKVIENTTEGIMITDAGGVIQSVNPAFCRSTGYGESEAIGNTPRILKSGRHDGEFYRKMWNALRETGQWQGEIWNRRKSGELYAAWLTISAIKDSHGRTTQYAAVFSDITEDKRNQERIKHQAYHDALTDLPNRLLFIDRLTQALAQATRNRHMLAVLFLDLDRFKQINDTYGHALGDLLLQGVAGRLRRAVRDSDTVARLGGDEFTILLPQIGSVEDAAKVAQKILASLRQPWSFEGIPPFCTTTSIGIAVCPTDGEEAETLMHNADAAMYRAKEQGRNHYQLYTPELNAWAFERLAMETRLRRALDQGEFVLYYQPKVEAATGNRCAVEALIRWQHPDLGLVSPMEFLRLAEDTGLIVPIGEWCLEEACVRNKAWQDAGLPPVRMAVNLSARQFQHPNLLATVKKALQKSGLPPAWLELEISEEVILCFADLSPIVLGDLKSLGVSLTMDQYGKRNSRITLLQKLPIDRVKIAAPQVVDLSACHDARESVKALIALARSLGLRVAADGVGTREQCDFLTAAGCDEIQGHLFSDPLSAEEMGLKLGDEANREKSHES
- a CDS encoding DUF4825 domain-containing protein, yielding MNHKLKIATSAMIILLLGLSGCAANPATKLSPKENRVAQGEINTLLRYKGAYVGDNSAVGNIISILPANMYNAGFRLDTDREPYGITVNYQANQRLGPEDYHHFWSQNKPEAVLEKNAVVLLSLIHNASFVQFNVQDIAEKSCRFTRTDLEQKYGGALPELFKDEVSLKKLLSES
- a CDS encoding sporulation protein, which gives rise to MSFFKKALASIGIGGAKVNAIFHQQTVTAGSDVSGVIQIKGGGVAQQIEKIGLMVMTQYETESDDRKVTVNALVQKVDINLRIDLQPGDEREIPFSFCLSPYTPVSIGHTPVWVQTELEVDMAIDPSDTDHLQVQPHPNMAAVMEAIDQLGFRLYKVKNEASRAGRGVPFIQNFEYKPTRHFQRSLDELEVAYLPESGGIDLLLEIDRKARGLSGLLLEAADMDETRIRLSLSQQEIAQGTAYLAERLKQVIEDFS
- a CDS encoding putative DNA modification/repair radical SAM protein encodes the protein MNLSEKLQILSTAAKYDVSCSSSGSNRGRKAGAIGSTASSGICHSWSDDGRCISLLKVLFSNVCCYDCSFCVNRVSNDVPRASFTPDELADLTINFYRRNYIEGLFLSSAIEKGPDHTMEQLVRTVRKLRNEYRFNGYIHLKAIPGADSRLIAEAGSLVDRMSVNIELPTSEGLRRLAPQKKKENILRPMGQITGAITQNREERRQFRRTPAFVPAGQSTQLIIGATPESDRQIFTLAEGLYRKFQLKRVYYSAYVPVSVDPRLPSLPAPPLLREHRLYQADWLLRFYDFQADEIVDADNPNLDLELDPKTGWALRHLGFFPVEINRADYRTLLRVPGIGVKSAKRILAARRVGRIQFEHLGRMGVVMKRARYFVTCNGRYYGEIGPDAASLRQQLVMPERGAIKGMAGGEQLTLFGEEMGAGLAMPALETPTTLMLPASPKVTADTSLSPGLAYPALFLPAPVEDQWSMVTGDL